The sequence below is a genomic window from Acanthochromis polyacanthus isolate Apoly-LR-REF ecotype Palm Island chromosome 14, KAUST_Apoly_ChrSc, whole genome shotgun sequence.
GGGCCTCCATAAATCATGCTCATTCTGTTGCATCTTGGGAAACGCTTCATCAGATTGTGATCTAAAGAGTTTGGAGGCTGGGCCAATATCAGTggctgttcctgagcagtttttatgGTGTGGCGTTTTCCTGTTGGGGGAGGCAGCAAGCGTTAGGAAGTGCGGTTACCATCGGGGGGTGTGTTTGCTCTGCAGTAATGTTTAGGGCTTCTGGATGAGCCACCATTTTGTTATGATGGGCCCGCAAGCTGCAACAAAGGAGATGCTCTGTGAATTTTACCAAAAGCTTCTGAAATGTATTAAAGTAAAGCAAAACCAAAGTCACAGTGAGGTGAGGTAGAATCAGTGTGTGATGGCAGTGTGGAGCAACACAAAGAACAGAGCACGCAGGGGAGGGCTGAATGGAAAAGAGGCCTGGCGACTCAACAGGCAGGCTTAAATAAACCTGGGACACTGGCCAGGTGTACCCAGTTATTGTGATGACATCATGGTTTGAAGCTCCACCCagtcagagaaaacacagcaagCACATAGGAGCAGGGCTTTGAGCCAACAGTCAGTGACACGTATCAgagtaacatccacataaatATGAGGACCCagggtttcccagcagaacgctTCATTCTATCAAGATGATCAgtattattcacttcacctgtcagtggttttaatgttgtggcagatCAGCGCATGACTCAGCTCAGAGGATTATTATTGATATTCAGACTGTTTGCTCCAATATTCATCAATCTTTTGTCGGCCGCTGAATCCAAACTGAAACAGCAGGCAGCCGAGTTAATGTGGGCTGACTAATATCCATATTGTGACAGTGAATTGAATTGCATCTGCCCTGTTGcaataatttatttatgtattgatCCAGGCCAATGATCCAGGAAAAAATGAATGTCCTGGAGCAAGTGGGTCTGTCAGAGTCAAACCTCTCAGACAATGCAGTGAACGCCAGCTTCCACTCTAAGGTAAACTTTGTATGTGTAAATCAATGGTGTATAATGCGGTTAACAGTTTTGTAAATAGCATATATGAAACATCCATGAGCCTACCCAGGACAACAGAACTTGCCTCTGTAAATCAAACattgattctgattatttggatttCCTTAGGACCCGAACCAGAATAGCATCATGGAGATGTTCCAGAGATCTTTCTCTGCGGATGACGACATGGATGAAGCCATTTTAATGGAGGCAGCAGACGACTGGGAAGACACTCCGCCTGAAACTACATCTGGTCAAAACCACAGCAGCACCATGGCTAGACAAAGCCCCAGCAAGAAGAGCATCAAAGACTATTTCAGCAGCTGACTTGGAAAAACGTACACTAGGTAACTGCATTAACGTAATTCTGGTTTGCTAATTGGAACAAGACcttgtttttagttttaagCCTATCATGACTGATCATTATTAACATCTGCTTCagttatatatatacataaatgtaaaataatatgaCAGTAAGCATATActtttttgcaaagaagaataaatgaataaatattgaaCTCGTGGCTGTTTTAGATTCCTTCTGAAACCTAAAACTGACCAGTTATCACAGGGACTGGTTGGTGTTTTTGGAGATTTAGCTGGAAGAAACCATTATTTAGATGAATTCGTAAATCCTGTTTCAATTGGTCCACCAGGAAGAAGCTAATATCACCAATAACATTCTGATGTAACTTTTATAACTTGCCATTCTCTGCACTCGCACAACTAATTTAGCCTGTATATGTGGCGATGCTCTGTTGTTAAGCTGCTGTCTCCTGCCATCATTAAGCTAACAGGAAGAGAATATTAAAGCCTAATCGCTCTGTTACAGTCCCCCATATTCTCCCTCTGAAGAGAGGAGAGTAACACTCATTACTGTAGCATGGCACTAGTAAATTTATTGTAGACAACCTGATGGTGACGCATTGTTCTCTGGATTCACCAACAGTTCCTATGGGTGCTTAAGTTGCTTTTTAGCGAGTGTATGATCCTTCTTTTATATCATGTAGCTTATGGCTGTCAGTGTGAGCCAAGGCAGCTGTCAAATAGTTAACTCCCAGTCTACTTGAGTATGTGACCTCAAAAAACCTCCTACAAAAGGTGCAATCATCTtgtcctgtttattttgtgATTCATAGAATGACAGGTGTTTCCATGACGTTACACATTAAGCTTATATTACAAGAGAAAATACCCGGCATGCCGATTCAGTTGGAGTGCTCTGGATTTCCACTTCCTCCTGTTCGTGGACTGCAAGGATTTGAATTACGGGGGCCATCTGCAAAATAAAGGAGAATGATGAAGTTTAACTGCTCTGAGTGTCGCACAGCACCTCAACACCTTCACTGCACAATACTGTCCTGCGATCAGTACGAGTTGCAGATGGTAATGTTGCACGATTTTGTCTCCTGATCCTATTCACATGTCAACGAAATGAGATCACAAAAAGGTATTGCACATTTGAGCTGCAGTTTTCCCCTGCAGCTTTGAGTGCAGCTGCTCTGACTTCATCAAGATTTACTTTGTTCTCTGCACACAAACTGTAAAAGCGGTTTACGTTGCAATTCCAGTTGCTGTTCATGACAATATGAAGATAAGTGGCGTCAGTTTTCTCTGAATCAGGAGGGACGCCTTTTCCTGTTCAAAGAAGCCATCTGAATTGTCAGTATAAAGACATGTGGCTACTCTTAGTCCACAGGACATCTCGCACTAATTGCTATGTCACGAATCGGGATGGATCctttaaaaaatgcagcacaCATACTGAAGGTCAGGCTGAACTTGTCTTCCCCAAATAAAACCACAAGGACAAAATTTGCTGTTTATAGACATTCTCAATCAAGAGTCGAGCATTTTGAAGGTTAATGGCAGAGTTTCCTCAAATAGCtagtaaaatttaaatatcaGTGGGAATCTTGGATATGTTAACGAACAGATGGGAAAAATAGCCAATAGTAGATCGAGGTATATCCATATTCTTCAGTCGGGTTAACATCTGGTTTGGATTTACAACATACAGAGATTTTTCATTGGTTTTACCGGAGTATTTACAGGTGACTGATAACTAGTAGCTGCTAAATGACATTCTCATTGCCTTATAAACTGATGTGTTGCTCTTGCTCGAAATGGCAAGTGAACTGTGGGATGCATCAGGGTGCCAAGAAATACACTTGTGTTCATCTTAGCCTTTGAACAGCAACAGGCTTTGCTGAGATCTTGTGTTGTCCAGAATGCTGCCTTTGAAGGACAAAGCTCTTGAGTTTGGACAGCTAGCACGACTGACATTCCCTCTCATTAAGTGCATGCCTTCATGTTGACGAATTTCTTCAATTGAAGCTCTTGACATTCCTGTGTTTATCTGCAGAACTGTCTTGCTCTTTTGCTGAGAGaaatagttttaattttaaGCTTAATTTTTTCCGAACTTATTTTAAAACGCTGCAGAGTGAAATATTGTCCTTATCAGGGATAgccatcaaaacacaaaaacatcagcacAAAATTATTTCTATGAAACCAGATGGTGTGACAGATGGGAATAACTGTCACACACGTCATgttcacctgaaatggttttatCAGTCTCTCCGTTGTTGGCGAGCTCTGCGTCGGTGCTGATATCGCCAAAGATAAAACTGATCTTTTCCTCTGCGTGCTGCTCATCGGACGAGCCGTGAACTGAGTTGTGGAGGATGTCTGCAGCAAAGCGGGCCCTCAGAGACTGGGGGGAGGTTTCCTTAGCTTTGTCAGGGTCTGTGGGGCCCATCATGGCCCTCCACTCCTCCACTGCATTTTCCTTGGTCAGAACAAGCATCATACAGGGTCCCCTGGAGGAAGCAATGACAGAATGTTCATGGAACAGATAAAAATCTGTGTAATATAGATGCAACTTTAATTCCTGGTAAAGTTTGACGCTGCATTCAGACTTCAGACTGTGGTGTTTGTTGGATTATGTGATGGCTGATGAACCTTAACTCTGGCACTGTACAGTTCAGACATGCAGGGAATGAGCACTGAATCTGCCTCGATCTGGTTGTGCTTCTTTGTTGGAAAGACAGCCACATCTTCTGCTATGTATTCCAGTGTGGTCTCCTTTGCTGATATGGATTTAGTTTAGCAATATAATAAGATAAGACTATTGGAAATGGCAAAATTCATTAATTTGACTTCAACCCCTCCGTTCTCTGATTAATCCATTCAGATACAGCATTCTACTCTCACAGTGAATATTGCTGCAAACCAGTAGTTTAGCCTAAACATCTGTTGATCTGAAAATCACCAAACCAGAGTTGCTGTATTAATGAAATTTTGGCCATTTGCAGGCACCAGAtacaaaaaacagcacatatcGTCACCTCAAAGGGGATTATTTACATATTCAGCAGCTACTGAACaatttttacattaatttgtCATATGTGTGTCTGAAAACAAGCCTGTCTCTTCAGCTGCTAAATGATCCTGTTAACTAGCTGGAATATTGTTTGGTGTTGAACAGGTACTGTACAGTGGGGTTTTTCTTGCagaaacagctgcctgctggcgTAAAAGCAAACAGTAATGTTTAAAGCTCCTCCATATAAggttctttaaagctgcagatttgGCTGACAATACTCTGTAGCTCACCACTATGAGCTACGCCTTCCactgttttttgtgacattcttCTTAAAGAATATCAATTGTAGCCACCTTATAGAACAAAGTAATCCTATCTGAATTTTTCAGATCTCCAGTGCTTTATTTTCTGAGATGTATTTCAATATCATGTCATATTACTATTAGATGTAGTTACAGATGCAGAAAGCACATTTTTAGCCACATACAGGTGAAGTGGTGAGAGCAAAACGGCAAAACTCTTCAACCTGGTTGGTTAAATTGCTCTTCAAAATAAAGTCACAGGAACAAACGTCAAAATACAAAACTACAGTTAAAGCCAGAGCTGATACTGAGGTACAGTGACAGTAAAGGTAGTTTCCCAGGCTGATGTGCCCAGCTGCACCCATCTCTCTGCCCACTATGTCCAAGTAGTTATGTAAGCCAAGTTAAGGGGATAATCGGAGCGGAAGATAACACTGAAATCTAGATGTGTGGTGGAACAAAGATTGAAATTGAGATGGACTTCCTAGTCACTCGCCTGAGGCTGCCTCGACTCTAAGCTGCTAAGATTAACTGTTGAAAGTGCTGTTAGAAGTTGCAACAGGAATTAGGACTAGACTGCTGCAGGAACTTTGCTCTGCTGCTGTGGCTGGACCCGGTCACAGACTAACCGACACATGAATTCCACCAGCTGGCTGAAGAAAGGCTTTTCTCTGTGCTCTTTGTAAAACTCCTCAGCCATCTCCCTCGACAGCACCGTCTCCTTAAGCTGTGTTACAGAGAAACCTCTGCCATAGATCTCCTCCAAAATCTTGACTGTTGGAATGAAGAGAATAAATATTATAAAGCTGACATTACTAAGCATCTTtataaacaaaaatgcattttaacagGAACCTCTCTGTTCATCCGTTGCATCGGGTTTGATCACTGCCAGCGTTTGTTGTTTAGGGAAGAAGAAGTTGATCTCTCGTTCTGCCTCTTCATGGCTGGCACTGCCATGAAGCTGGTTGATGGGCTCATTCTCCACAGCAAACTGGGACCTTAAACTAAGCATGAGGGATACAGAAACCTCAGTAACAAAAATGACCATATCTAATAGCAAATATTTGAGTCTCTACCAATTACTGTTGGATTAGGTTGTGTATTGTGTACTTTTCTTCACTTCTGCTTGCTCTGCCTCATCTTTTTCTACTTCAGCTACAATTTGCAAGAAACCACAGAAACTGGAGTGAACATGTCACATTAGAggtggacaaaaacaaaaacaaccaaactaaTTTTTTCTTGTAGCTGCACCGCTATCGAAAGAGAAAGTGTTACTGAGTTGATTTCTTCTTGTGTGATTGTAGAATGACAGTGAAAAGGCAAGCCTCTCCTGTCTGCAATCAAAGCCTGACAAGGTTAAAGACAGATCAAAAAAGGAGTTCTTTCTAACAAGCTGTCAAAAAGATAAGCAGTGAAAAATCTATTGCTTTTCTATTGGTAATTAAACCACCGTGACGTCTTTGTTCTCACAGCAGCAAAGTGGATGAAGGGACATCACTTACCAGTCAGGACTCTCCTCTTTAGCTTTATTAATGTCAGAGGGACCAATGATGTTCCTCCAGTGATGGACAGCATCTGTTCTGGCTAGAGCCAAAGCTAATACTGGCCCACTGTAGAAACAGACATGTTAAATGAATCTCTGCAGTAGCACGCTAACCTTTCTATTAATAACAGAGCATGTCAAAGTCACCTGGTCATGCTGTGGAGAAGAGCAGGAAAGTAGTCCTCATCAACATGCTGAAAGTAAAACTGTCTGACCTGCTCCTCTGTCAATATCACCTCTCTTTGGAGGGCTACTGAGAACCCTGCCTTGTGGATTTGGGTCAAGATCTCTTCTGCAAAGTCACAGATatgaaataaatgcattcatagctacttaaagaaaaaaaaaacttctatatTCTAATTTCAAAGTTTGAGTAATTTATTTGCCATTAGAAGGACAAAAGTGTTAAtctaaaacaaaaatctgaaccTGTGTCAGAATGAATCAAGGAGCCGTCCCGTCCCACTATGTTATTAAGGAGcgttattgtgtgtgtgaatttgtgCTCGCACACGTGTGTACTTGTGTATTTGGCATGAGCCCCACCTCTGTTCTCCCTGGCAACGTCGGGCCGGACGAGAGCCAGTGTCCTCTCCACACGCTCTTCCTCCCCATCCTGCTCCGTTACCGAGGCCGTCCTAAAGTTGGGGAAGAAGAAGGCGAGCTCCCTGCTGGCCTGGTCTCTGTCCTCACTACCGTGCACTGCGTTGAACAGTGTCTCTGTGCCGTATTGTGCCCGCAAGCTGCAGGAAGCCAGGGGGGAGAAAGGAGAGGAGACCAGATGGTTGCTCGGCTGGTGCTCAACCAGAGAGAACCATAATGTTTGGGTGTGTCTGATGGAGCAGGCGGGAATGTGCTGTTCATTCCTTTTTCCAGACTTTAGACTGAGATTGTTTCACACTGTTGCAATCAATAGtgcagaaataaatgtgtacgctgtaaacaaatgtttttctttacaaagaCAGAGGAGTGagaatttcatttcttttcttacaGTTTTGAATGACCTTGCGGGTGTTTTCTGAATGGAGAATATGTGTTATTTCCGGTAACTAACCTTTGTGGTTTTTCTCTCCTGGCTTCCTCTATGTCTGCAGGGCCAATGAACTCACGCCATGCAGGCACAATGTTAGCTGAGTCCTCTGTCTGAGAGAGGACCAGAATATGGGAGGGACCACTGGACATAAACTGCACCAAGTCTTCAAAGTAAGCCTACGAACCACCGCCACATACAAATACAGAGACAAGAGAAGAAACACATTAATAAACTGAATACATACACACTGAAAGAAACTTCCGTTCCGATGTGAGGAAGTTTTATCCCTCAAAGGTGTCCAGATAATTCAGTAAACCCTTAtagaggagagaaaatacaataaatgtgcTATGAGtcatgtacatttttattatttaattaacattaatgCTTTACCTGGTCTGCTTTTCCCACATACTTTGTATTTCTGAATCTCTAACAAATTGGCATCATCACAAAGAGCAcgataagcaaaaaaaaaaaaaaaaaaaaaaatctgcttacaCAGCAACTCTATTTTGAGC
It includes:
- the nme9 gene encoding thioredoxin domain-containing protein 6 — translated: MAGKKKEASLQTSITNQEQWEEMLATKGVTVVDVYQQWCGPCRAVVRLLQKIKNELGDDLLHFATAEADSIDALEKYRGKCEPTFLFYRGGELGAVLRGANGPMLQRMILEELAKEKLILEQGGERKAVKDEGLMDGENKEEKVTPQLSEKEESILVPASKSYTVAIIKPDAVAHGKANEIIMKMQDAGFEILAQEEHTLTEAEARDFYQHKAAEAYFEDLVQFMSSGPSHILVLSQTEDSANIVPAWREFIGPADIEEARREKPQSLRAQYGTETLFNAVHGSEDRDQASRELAFFFPNFRTASVTEQDGEEERVERTLALVRPDVARENREEILTQIHKAGFSVALQREVILTEEQVRQFYFQHVDEDYFPALLHSMTSGPVLALALARTDAVHHWRNIIGPSDINKAKEESPDCLRSQFAVENEPINQLHGSASHEEAEREINFFFPKQQTLAVIKPDATDEQRVKILEEIYGRGFSVTQLKETVLSREMAEEFYKEHREKPFFSQLVEFMCRGPCMMLVLTKENAVEEWRAMMGPTDPDKAKETSPQSLRARFAADILHNSVHGSSDEQHAEEKISFIFGDISTDAELANNGETDKTISDGPRNSNPCSPRTGGSGNPEHSN